The Solibacillus sp. FSL R7-0682 genome includes a window with the following:
- a CDS encoding cation-translocating P-type ATPase, producing the protein MNLSDYYRSSVQEVMKKLDVTPHGLTDYEVRYRHKKYGYNELKEGKQKNVIQVLLEQFQDFLVIILIFAAIISIFLGDVESSIVILVVLVLNAILGTVQHVRAEKSLNSLKELSAPISKVMRNGEVVEIPSRDVIVGDLLILEAGDFISADGRVIESYSLQINESSLTGESLATDKIANTIYETDIALGDKKNMVFSGSFVTNGRGKVVVTSIGMDTEIGKIASLLDNAQEKKTPLQVSLDQFGKRLAIGIIIICLIIFGLDLIRGRELIDSFMFAVALAVAAIPEALSSIVTIVLALGTQNMAKENAIIRKLHAVESLGSVSIICSDKTGTLTQNKMTVQEVYTGEQIFSYNELQLNNPDHKKLLDLAMLCNDSVIVEEKKIGDPTELALVKLGREYGLNEQVIRGIHQRVGEIPFDSTRKLMSTVNRMGSHYVMITKGAVDVLLPRIKRIHSSNGSIITKQQIEKINQVNQTFSNAGLRVIAITYKDVFSSNVSEKDERDLTFVGLIAMMDPPREESAQAVADCIKAGIKPVMITGDHKITAVAIAKQLGILKDLNEAIEGKEIEKLSDRELKNQVEKISVYARVSPEHKIRIVKAWQEKGHVVAMTGDGVNDAPALKQAEIGVAMGKTGTEVAKDASSMILTDDNFLTIVKSISNGRSIYSNIRNAIKFLLSGNAGAIMVVIYATLFALPAPFLPIHLLFINLLTDSLPAIAIGLEPHNKKLMKEKPRNINEPLLNKKFVSQVGFEGVIIAAVTIIAFQIGLMSGDTGIATTMAFATLCLSRLIHGFNCRSEESIFKLGIFSNLAVWIAFLLGFSILNFVLILGLFEVANLNNFQYLVIYGLSLVPLIIIQLHKLIFRAS; encoded by the coding sequence ATGAATTTATCAGACTATTACCGATCATCCGTACAAGAGGTAATGAAAAAGCTTGATGTAACGCCACATGGATTAACAGATTACGAAGTACGTTATCGGCATAAAAAGTATGGCTATAACGAACTAAAGGAAGGCAAACAGAAAAATGTCATTCAAGTTTTATTAGAACAATTTCAAGATTTTTTGGTCATCATTTTAATCTTTGCTGCAATTATTTCTATATTTCTTGGAGATGTGGAAAGCTCTATTGTCATTTTAGTCGTCCTTGTTTTAAATGCAATACTCGGAACAGTTCAGCATGTAAGAGCTGAAAAATCATTAAACAGTTTGAAAGAATTGTCAGCACCCATCTCAAAAGTAATGCGTAATGGAGAAGTTGTGGAAATACCATCTAGAGATGTTATTGTTGGCGATTTGCTAATTTTAGAAGCTGGGGATTTTATTAGTGCTGATGGTCGAGTAATTGAAAGTTATAGTTTGCAAATAAACGAAAGTTCATTAACAGGCGAATCATTAGCGACTGATAAAATAGCAAATACAATTTACGAAACAGATATTGCACTAGGGGATAAGAAGAATATGGTCTTCTCTGGTAGCTTTGTGACAAATGGCCGTGGAAAAGTGGTAGTTACATCTATTGGGATGGATACAGAGATTGGGAAAATTGCAAGTCTATTGGACAACGCACAAGAGAAAAAAACACCATTACAAGTCAGTCTAGATCAATTTGGAAAACGCCTTGCTATTGGCATTATTATTATTTGCCTTATTATATTTGGACTGGATCTAATTCGTGGTCGTGAGTTAATTGATTCCTTTATGTTCGCTGTAGCGTTAGCAGTCGCGGCGATTCCAGAAGCACTAAGCTCGATTGTGACAATTGTTCTTGCACTGGGAACTCAAAATATGGCTAAGGAAAATGCCATTATTCGTAAATTACATGCTGTAGAAAGTTTGGGGAGTGTATCGATTATTTGTTCAGATAAAACAGGGACACTTACTCAAAACAAAATGACTGTTCAAGAAGTATATACAGGAGAGCAGATTTTCTCTTACAACGAGTTGCAACTGAACAATCCGGATCATAAAAAATTGCTAGATTTGGCGATGCTTTGTAATGATTCAGTAATAGTAGAAGAGAAAAAAATTGGGGATCCAACAGAATTAGCACTTGTAAAATTAGGTCGTGAATATGGCCTAAATGAGCAAGTTATACGTGGCATTCATCAACGCGTTGGTGAAATACCTTTTGATTCTACTCGTAAATTAATGAGTACGGTTAACCGAATGGGCAGTCATTACGTGATGATTACAAAGGGTGCAGTCGATGTACTTCTGCCTCGTATTAAGCGAATCCATTCAAGCAACGGCTCAATCATTACAAAGCAACAAATTGAAAAAATTAACCAGGTAAATCAAACCTTTTCAAATGCTGGTTTAAGAGTAATTGCAATTACGTATAAAGATGTATTTTCTTCTAATGTAAGTGAAAAAGATGAAAGGGATTTAACTTTTGTCGGATTAATAGCTATGATGGATCCCCCTCGCGAAGAATCAGCACAAGCAGTTGCGGATTGTATTAAGGCAGGCATCAAACCAGTCATGATTACGGGTGATCATAAAATTACTGCGGTAGCGATCGCAAAACAACTTGGTATATTAAAAGATCTTAATGAAGCGATTGAAGGGAAGGAAATTGAAAAACTATCTGATAGAGAATTAAAAAACCAAGTGGAAAAAATCTCAGTTTATGCACGTGTCTCACCGGAACATAAAATTCGCATAGTTAAGGCGTGGCAAGAAAAAGGACATGTCGTGGCAATGACGGGAGATGGTGTAAATGATGCTCCAGCGCTAAAACAAGCTGAGATTGGTGTGGCAATGGGTAAAACAGGTACAGAAGTGGCAAAAGATGCTTCCTCGATGATTTTAACCGATGATAACTTTTTAACGATCGTTAAATCAATTTCGAATGGGCGAAGTATTTATTCCAATATTAGAAATGCAATTAAATTTTTATTGTCTGGTAATGCTGGAGCGATTATGGTCGTTATATATGCAACACTTTTTGCATTACCAGCACCATTTCTACCTATTCATCTATTATTTATCAATTTATTAACGGATAGTTTACCTGCTATTGCTATTGGTTTAGAACCACATAATAAGAAACTAATGAAGGAAAAACCGCGAAATATAAATGAGCCGTTGTTAAACAAGAAATTTGTCTCCCAAGTAGGATTTGAAGGGGTGATAATTGCGGCAGTAACAATCATTGCCTTCCAAATTGGGTTAATGTCAGGTGACACAGGAATAGCGACAACAATGGCTTTTGCAACATTATGTTTATCGAGATTAATACATGGATTCAATTGCCGATCGGAAGAATCTATTTTTAAACTTGGAATCTTCTCAAATTTAGCCGTTTGGATTGCTTTTTTACTTGGATTTTCAATACTAAACTTCGTATTAATTTTAGGCTTATTTGAAGTAGCAAATTTAAATAACTTCCAATATTTAGTAATTTATGGGCTATCATTGGTTCCGTTAATAATTATTCAGCTTCATAAACTAATTTTTAGAGCGAGTTAA
- a CDS encoding DUF5316 domain-containing protein yields MKYLLFGTTLSLISILLSFIIWDIQMVHKLTGAISLIFFFVAMVFSGALINGDKIRANYMMESKEDRKNRNNITFRCLLIALPNFIVGLVFYFLI; encoded by the coding sequence ATGAAATATTTATTATTTGGCACGACTTTATCATTAATTAGTATTCTCTTATCATTCATAATTTGGGATATTCAAATGGTGCACAAGCTTACAGGTGCGATTAGTTTAATATTTTTCTTCGTAGCTATGGTATTTTCTGGAGCACTCATTAATGGGGACAAAATTAGGGCTAACTATATGATGGAATCAAAAGAGGATCGAAAAAACAGAAATAATATTACTTTTCGTTGTTTATTAATCGCTCTGCCTAATTTTATTGTAGGGTTAGTGTTTTATTTTTTAATATAA
- a CDS encoding nucleotide kinase, with amino-acid sequence MSTTITHFFGQAMTGQGIKNVYKDVMNEAKAVYLLKGAHGFKVSELLQKLGSYYYEKGADIEIFHDPLFEETIEAIFIKAPHRILIIQATNPSIEPAVIGARDHVISLYDCVDEQQLSSNETLFSSNEAKQTYYDQCFAALSKAIHLHDDWEGETRRYMDWSGLDQQLAELKNHVFGGKKFEKTGKLTHRLLGTLTPAGARDTVQSITQNLEKRLFIKGYPGTGKSSMMKRFANEALSRGFDVQLVWCGLDSNSIDMVILPELKFCIFDSTEPHVYFPDENRPGDEIFDIAKHCHPTEVEEKNIKDIVAKYKATMIKAKEFANQYAEEERKVREAIDAALNLDEFYKRTARLFELSE; translated from the coding sequence ATGAGCACGACAATCACACATTTCTTCGGGCAGGCGATGACAGGGCAGGGAATAAAAAATGTTTATAAGGATGTAATGAATGAAGCGAAGGCGGTGTATTTACTAAAAGGAGCACACGGCTTCAAAGTTTCAGAGTTACTACAAAAACTTGGCTCTTACTACTATGAAAAAGGTGCTGATATCGAAATTTTTCATGACCCGCTATTCGAAGAGACGATTGAGGCAATATTTATTAAAGCACCACATCGTATTTTAATCATTCAAGCAACCAATCCGTCCATTGAACCCGCAGTAATTGGTGCACGAGATCATGTCATCTCGCTTTATGATTGCGTCGATGAACAACAGCTTTCGTCAAATGAGACGCTGTTTTCATCAAATGAAGCAAAACAAACATATTACGATCAATGCTTTGCAGCGCTTTCAAAAGCCATTCATCTTCATGATGATTGGGAAGGTGAGACGAGGAGATATATGGATTGGAGTGGACTAGATCAACAATTAGCCGAATTAAAAAATCATGTATTCGGAGGGAAGAAGTTTGAGAAAACCGGTAAACTAACTCATCGATTACTTGGAACATTAACACCAGCAGGAGCACGTGATACCGTCCAAAGCATTACGCAAAATCTTGAAAAGAGATTATTTATAAAAGGCTATCCTGGGACAGGGAAGTCATCTATGATGAAGAGATTCGCAAATGAAGCATTAAGTAGAGGATTTGATGTGCAACTTGTATGGTGCGGATTGGATTCCAATTCGATTGATATGGTAATTTTGCCTGAATTAAAGTTTTGCATTTTTGATAGCACCGAGCCACATGTTTACTTCCCAGATGAAAATCGCCCTGGAGATGAAATCTTCGACATTGCGAAGCACTGCCATCCGACAGAAGTAGAGGAAAAGAATATTAAAGATATTGTCGCTAAATACAAGGCGACGATGATAAAAGCAAAGGAATTTGCTAATCAATATGCAGAGGAAGAACGAAAAGTCCGCGAAGCAATAGATGCTGCCCTTAATTTAGATGAATTCTATAAACGAACGGCGAGGTTATTTGAGTTGAGTGAATAA
- a CDS encoding SET domain-containing protein, with protein MIHPSTELRFINEKIGFGVFATKFIPKGTIVWALDQFDQIIQPSILNKIDPNRRAIIQKYAYRNEKGQYVLCWDLGRYVNHSFHANCIGTAYNCEVAIRDIYPGEQLTDDYGTLNIEEPFECIKEEGTNRQIVYPDDLLIYYKQWDQQVLDALTDFTQVEQPLLHLIDKEDLNKLKKAAAEKILPDSIKTIFFDQSAINI; from the coding sequence TTGATACATCCCTCAACAGAATTACGCTTTATTAATGAAAAAATTGGATTTGGTGTCTTTGCAACGAAGTTTATTCCAAAGGGAACGATTGTCTGGGCGCTCGATCAGTTTGATCAAATCATTCAACCAAGTATTTTAAATAAAATAGATCCTAATAGGAGGGCGATCATTCAAAAATACGCCTACCGAAATGAGAAAGGTCAGTACGTTCTTTGTTGGGATTTAGGGAGGTATGTCAATCATAGCTTTCATGCAAATTGCATTGGCACTGCCTATAATTGTGAAGTTGCCATACGTGATATCTATCCAGGAGAACAATTAACAGATGATTATGGAACGTTAAATATTGAGGAACCCTTTGAATGCATTAAGGAGGAAGGGACAAATCGGCAAATCGTCTATCCTGATGATTTATTAATTTATTACAAGCAATGGGATCAGCAGGTACTTGATGCATTAACCGACTTTACTCAAGTTGAACAGCCCCTTCTCCATCTTATCGACAAGGAAGATTTAAATAAACTAAAAAAAGCAGCTGCGGAAAAAATACTGCCAGATTCCATTAAAACGATTTTTTTCGATCAATCTGCCATAAATATTTAA
- a CDS encoding short-chain fatty acid transporter: MKAITRFTNALMEKFLPDPYIFVAILTFIVMVLGVIFTDSSPLEMTVYWGNGLWGLLGFTMQMVVVLAAGHVLANSPLFKKGLAKLASFIKTPAMAIIVVTFVSLIACWINWGFGLVIGALFAKEIARQVKKVDYRLLIASAYSGFIVWHGGLAGSIPLSVATENHPFQHFMGVVPTSETIFSVYNLFIVGVIVITLPFFNRLLMPKEEDIIEVDPKLLVDEKEEFPLAEKTFASISERSYIITSFIGVIGLIYLGNHFINNGFSLDLNIVNTIFITLGIILHGTPQRFLAAAQQAIKTTAGIVFQFPFYAGIMGMMTASGLAGVMSTWFLEISNEHTFYLFTFYAAGLVNFFIPSGGGQWSVQAPIMLEAATAINADYAKTAMAIAWGDAWTNMIQPFWALPALAIAGLRAKDIMGFCVLVLIFTGVIISIGFLFF, encoded by the coding sequence ATGAAAGCGATTACACGTTTTACGAATGCGTTAATGGAGAAATTTTTACCTGATCCCTATATATTTGTTGCAATTTTAACTTTTATTGTTATGGTGTTAGGGGTAATTTTTACGGATTCTTCTCCATTAGAGATGACAGTTTATTGGGGCAATGGACTTTGGGGATTATTAGGTTTTACGATGCAAATGGTAGTTGTATTAGCAGCTGGGCATGTATTGGCGAATAGTCCATTGTTTAAGAAAGGGCTAGCAAAGCTCGCTTCATTCATTAAGACGCCAGCAATGGCCATTATTGTCGTTACATTTGTATCGTTAATTGCTTGTTGGATTAACTGGGGCTTTGGATTAGTAATAGGTGCATTATTTGCTAAAGAAATTGCGAGGCAAGTGAAAAAAGTAGATTATCGATTATTAATAGCGAGTGCTTATTCAGGCTTTATCGTTTGGCACGGTGGATTAGCTGGTTCAATTCCTTTATCTGTGGCAACAGAAAATCATCCATTTCAACATTTTATGGGGGTAGTCCCAACTTCAGAAACTATTTTCTCTGTGTATAATTTATTTATTGTTGGTGTCATTGTCATTACACTTCCTTTTTTCAATCGTTTATTAATGCCGAAGGAAGAAGATATTATTGAAGTAGATCCAAAACTATTAGTAGATGAAAAAGAGGAATTTCCACTAGCAGAAAAAACATTTGCATCCATTTCCGAGCGCAGCTATATCATTACATCATTCATTGGCGTAATTGGTCTAATTTATTTAGGAAATCATTTTATTAATAATGGCTTTTCATTAGATTTAAATATCGTAAATACGATTTTCATCACTTTGGGCATTATTTTACACGGGACCCCTCAGCGATTTTTGGCAGCTGCGCAACAAGCAATTAAAACAACAGCGGGCATTGTATTCCAATTTCCGTTTTACGCAGGAATTATGGGGATGATGACTGCTTCTGGTTTAGCAGGGGTCATGTCAACATGGTTTTTAGAAATTTCGAATGAACATACGTTTTACTTATTTACTTTCTATGCAGCAGGTCTCGTCAACTTCTTTATCCCTTCTGGCGGGGGACAATGGTCTGTTCAAGCTCCAATCATGCTTGAAGCTGCAACAGCCATTAATGCGGACTATGCAAAGACCGCCATGGCAATCGCCTGGGGAGACGCATGGACAAATATGATTCAACCATTCTGGGCTCTACCTGCACTAGCTATTGCAGGCTTACGTGCGAAGGATATTATGGGATTCTGTGTACTCGTTCTTATTTTCACGGGGGTAATTATTAGTATTGGGTTTTTATTTTTCTAG
- a CDS encoding LURP-one-related/scramblase family protein has product MKSFYIKQKIMSMRGRFDVFDETQQEVYKIEGSFMQIPKTFTIFDLQRNEKALITKKTFSFLPTFYVEVEGRQLFTIKKEFTFFKAKYAIEGAGIQVQGNVWSMEFEIIQNGKKIGQVSKEWLTWGDTYHIQVFEEQWEMIVIALVVAIDCVKADQNNTAAASSV; this is encoded by the coding sequence ATGAAATCATTTTATATAAAGCAAAAAATCATGAGCATGCGCGGTCGTTTTGATGTGTTTGATGAAACGCAGCAGGAAGTGTATAAAATCGAGGGTAGCTTTATGCAAATTCCAAAAACATTTACAATTTTCGATTTGCAACGTAATGAAAAGGCGCTCATTACGAAAAAAACATTCAGCTTTTTACCAACCTTTTACGTTGAAGTAGAAGGACGACAACTGTTTACGATTAAAAAGGAATTTACGTTTTTTAAAGCAAAGTACGCTATAGAAGGTGCAGGTATCCAAGTACAAGGCAACGTGTGGAGTATGGAATTTGAAATTATTCAAAATGGGAAGAAAATCGGGCAAGTAAGTAAAGAGTGGCTTACTTGGGGTGACACGTATCATATTCAAGTGTTTGAAGAACAGTGGGAAATGATTGTCATCGCATTGGTGGTTGCCATTGATTGTGTCAAAGCTGATCAAAATAATACCGCTGCAGCATCAAGCGTATAA
- a CDS encoding YceI family protein, producing the protein MTKWAIDQSHSTVGFEVKHMMVSKVKGQFSNYTANLDVANAADLSDAKIDFSFDVASINTNSTDRDNHLKSADFFDVETFPNIAFTSSNVEKDGDDYKVTGDLTIKDVTKPVTFDVEFGGHGKNPWGVEVYGFEASAKINREDFGLTWNQALETGGVLVGKDIKIKVELEVNPA; encoded by the coding sequence ATGACAAAATGGGCAATTGATCAATCTCACTCAACAGTGGGCTTTGAAGTAAAACACATGATGGTTTCTAAAGTAAAAGGACAATTTTCAAATTACACAGCCAATTTAGATGTAGCAAATGCAGCAGACCTTTCAGATGCGAAAATCGACTTTTCATTTGATGTAGCTAGTATTAATACAAATAGTACAGATCGCGACAACCACTTAAAATCTGCTGACTTCTTTGATGTAGAAACTTTCCCAAATATCGCATTCACTTCTTCTAACGTAGAAAAAGATGGCGATGACTACAAAGTAACAGGTGATTTAACAATCAAAGACGTAACAAAACCAGTTACTTTTGATGTTGAATTCGGTGGTCACGGTAAAAATCCATGGGGCGTAGAAGTTTATGGCTTCGAAGCTTCAGCAAAAATCAACCGCGAAGATTTTGGTTTAACTTGGAACCAAGCACTTGAAACAGGTGGCGTATTAGTTGGAAAAGACATTAAAATTAAAGTGGAATTAGAAGTAAATCCAGCGTAA
- a CDS encoding CPBP family intramembrane glutamic endopeptidase, with protein sequence MNKNDIFFSTSPWGWKELTKLLLLILLIVPIFIEYLLKGYLKDAFQNDLYAGTLIGLIMAIIFMIGLYSVALKPNKLSWQEVGLKRFSRNYWLPIIGWSFGLIVISVVLVIVMEFLLGVGPENSKSDSLQFRITPLNFLIAFVSAAIISPIYEEIFYRGFLYRFFRGKFGIALSMFLSSFIFMIVHIPTFNTLPVNFISGMLFAWTYEKSGSIVPAILIHGIFNGIAIILTSLG encoded by the coding sequence ATGAATAAAAACGATATATTCTTTAGTACTTCACCATGGGGCTGGAAGGAACTTACTAAGCTTCTCCTATTGATCTTACTGATTGTACCAATCTTCATTGAATATTTGTTAAAGGGCTATTTAAAAGATGCTTTTCAAAATGATCTGTATGCGGGAACTTTAATTGGTCTTATTATGGCAATTATATTTATGATTGGGTTATATAGCGTGGCTTTGAAACCTAATAAGCTAAGCTGGCAGGAAGTCGGTTTAAAAAGGTTTTCTCGTAATTATTGGCTACCAATTATTGGTTGGTCGTTTGGTTTAATTGTTATAAGTGTTGTACTCGTTATTGTCATGGAGTTTCTTTTAGGCGTTGGTCCAGAAAATAGTAAGTCCGATAGCTTGCAATTTAGAATCACACCACTGAATTTCTTGATTGCATTTGTTTCAGCGGCCATTATTTCACCAATCTATGAGGAAATTTTTTATCGAGGATTTCTGTACCGGTTTTTTCGAGGGAAGTTCGGAATAGCACTAAGCATGTTCTTAAGTTCATTTATTTTTATGATTGTTCACATTCCGACCTTTAATACATTACCAGTAAATTTTATATCAGGTATGTTATTTGCATGGACCTATGAAAAGTCAGGTTCCATTGTTCCAGCAATTTTAATTCATGGTATATTCAATGGCATTGCCATCATCCTTACGTCTCTTGGATGA
- a CDS encoding MerR family transcriptional regulator produces MYLTSGELAKRFKVSLRTIRYYDQIGLVRPSKVGEGGKRFYSGEDCLMLEKVILLKSLALPLEEIKLVMDKQSIESILLAHKSYLEEQAVNIQSSITHTVSLLNIHKLEGNIHWEDLLALTVKPEKNRSWNAFFTDEEQEVLQGRLPKLEEDTLSTQKWMNLVRRIQLCIQDNISPASEHAKLILEDMDILSEETFLGDQDLMDRFWEVRRSSQLSNELNLYPIKQEIIDFIEQAFAFIQET; encoded by the coding sequence ATGTACTTAACAAGTGGAGAATTAGCAAAACGCTTCAAAGTTTCTTTAAGAACGATTCGATACTATGATCAAATTGGTCTAGTTCGTCCATCAAAGGTAGGCGAAGGTGGGAAACGGTTTTATTCGGGCGAAGACTGCTTAATGCTTGAAAAGGTGATTTTACTTAAATCCCTTGCCCTACCACTCGAAGAAATAAAGCTCGTTATGGATAAGCAGTCGATTGAATCTATACTTCTAGCCCACAAATCCTATTTAGAAGAACAAGCAGTGAACATTCAATCATCAATTACTCATACCGTTTCTTTGCTTAATATTCATAAATTAGAAGGAAACATTCATTGGGAAGATCTACTAGCATTAACGGTGAAGCCTGAAAAAAACCGCTCATGGAACGCTTTTTTCACTGACGAAGAGCAGGAAGTATTACAGGGTAGGTTGCCAAAATTAGAGGAAGATACTTTGTCTACACAAAAATGGATGAATCTCGTTAGACGAATTCAGCTATGTATACAGGATAATATCTCTCCAGCATCTGAACATGCCAAGTTAATACTGGAGGATATGGATATTCTTTCAGAGGAAACATTCCTCGGAGATCAAGACTTAATGGATCGGTTTTGGGAAGTCCGTCGATCATCTCAATTATCAAATGAGCTAAACCTCTATCCAATTAAGCAAGAAATTATCGATTTTATTGAACAGGCATTTGCCTTCATCCAAGAGACGTAA
- a CDS encoding MerR family transcriptional regulator — protein MKSIKELSIEYQLSTRTLRYYEEVGILKPTRPANGMRHYSKREEAKIKLILRGKKYGFSLEEIKEMVLLFDLDRTGVKQLQRTIVYGEQKIVEIDEKIQELYEIREEMDRIANMFRQKLAHLMEVGE, from the coding sequence GTGAAATCTATAAAGGAATTGTCAATAGAATATCAATTATCGACTCGAACGCTACGTTATTACGAGGAAGTTGGTATTTTAAAACCGACTCGGCCAGCAAATGGAATGCGCCACTATTCTAAACGAGAGGAGGCCAAAATAAAATTAATATTAAGGGGAAAGAAGTATGGCTTTTCACTTGAGGAAATTAAGGAAATGGTCTTACTGTTCGACTTGGATCGAACGGGCGTAAAGCAACTACAACGCACGATTGTATACGGAGAACAAAAAATTGTAGAGATTGATGAGAAAATTCAAGAGCTTTATGAAATTCGTGAGGAAATGGATCGTATTGCAAATATGTTTCGCCAAAAATTAGCTCATTTAATGGAGGTTGGAGAATGA
- a CDS encoding class I adenylate-forming enzyme family protein, giving the protein MNISNLLARGARKYPQNIAVISMGKETSYEQLEALVNRTANNLLLNGISKGDKVAIFMPNVLEFVVLYFAIQRVGAVVVPINAKFVRNELEYVLEHSDAKAIFVHELIFTQAEALDFTGLKVKTGAATDKWQSFNSFIDEGLSEEVLCQLKEDDESTLLYTSGTTGNPKGVLLTNRNVLAVSHMIAIEMEVKPESRLLIMMPLTHSAPLNLFLVTSVLVGATAVLTPTFTPDMFLDSVENYKTTHFFGAPVAYLLTASSPRMATANLTSMKWWVYGGSPLSKGEVEYVQQQFRTDRLICVYGLTEAGPSGAILHAEDHPTRAGSIGKRAPFGTEIRIINDEGQDVQPGEIGEIILFGEGNMKEYYKNPEETSNIYIDGWVRSGDLARMDEDGYMYIVDRKKDVIISGGVNIYPKEIEDALLQHPAIFEVAVVGIPHSEWGESVKAIYVTKEPVTEEELKTLLETQLASFKLPRLYERVEALPRNASGKILKQQLRGVVNASISQ; this is encoded by the coding sequence ATGAATATTTCAAACTTGTTAGCTAGAGGTGCAAGGAAATACCCACAAAATATTGCTGTTATTAGTATGGGAAAAGAAACTTCTTATGAACAGCTTGAAGCTCTTGTAAACCGAACAGCCAACAACTTACTATTGAACGGAATTTCTAAAGGAGACAAAGTGGCGATTTTTATGCCAAATGTACTTGAATTTGTCGTGCTCTATTTTGCCATTCAGCGAGTAGGTGCTGTCGTTGTACCTATCAATGCAAAATTTGTGAGAAATGAGCTTGAGTACGTTTTAGAGCATAGTGATGCAAAGGCAATTTTTGTGCATGAACTAATTTTTACACAGGCGGAAGCTCTTGATTTTACTGGATTAAAGGTGAAAACGGGAGCAGCAACGGATAAATGGCAAAGTTTTAATTCTTTTATAGATGAAGGCTTGTCTGAGGAAGTCTTATGTCAGTTAAAAGAGGATGATGAATCGACACTACTATATACATCGGGGACGACAGGTAATCCAAAAGGCGTTTTACTAACAAATCGTAATGTACTAGCTGTTTCTCACATGATTGCAATTGAAATGGAAGTGAAGCCTGAAAGTAGATTACTAATTATGATGCCGCTTACACATTCAGCACCGTTAAATTTATTTTTAGTAACGTCCGTATTAGTTGGAGCAACAGCTGTATTAACACCAACGTTTACACCGGATATGTTCCTTGATAGTGTTGAAAATTATAAAACAACTCATTTCTTTGGGGCTCCAGTAGCGTATTTATTAACGGCAAGCTCACCTAGAATGGCTACAGCTAATTTAACATCAATGAAGTGGTGGGTTTACGGCGGTTCTCCATTATCAAAAGGTGAAGTTGAGTACGTACAGCAACAATTCCGTACAGATCGCTTAATTTGTGTATATGGGTTAACCGAGGCAGGTCCAAGTGGAGCGATATTACACGCGGAAGATCATCCTACTCGAGCAGGGAGTATTGGAAAACGTGCACCGTTTGGCACAGAAATTCGCATTATAAATGATGAGGGACAGGATGTACAACCTGGTGAAATCGGGGAAATTATTTTATTTGGTGAAGGGAATATGAAGGAATACTATAAAAACCCAGAGGAAACAAGCAACATTTATATAGATGGATGGGTTCGTTCAGGGGATTTAGCAAGGATGGATGAGGACGGCTACATGTATATTGTTGATCGTAAAAAGGATGTCATTATTTCAGGCGGTGTGAACATTTATCCGAAAGAAATAGAAGATGCATTGCTGCAGCATCCTGCTATTTTCGAAGTTGCTGTTGTTGGTATTCCTCACTCTGAGTGGGGGGAATCGGTTAAGGCTATTTATGTAACAAAGGAGCCAGTGACAGAAGAAGAGTTGAAAACTTTACTTGAAACACAGTTAGCTAGTTTTAAACTCCCGCGTTTATATGAGCGAGTTGAGGCGCTCCCACGAAATGCGTCCGGAAAAATCTTGAAGCAACAGTTAAGAGGTGTAGTAAATGCAAGTATTAGCCAATGA